A genome region from Cervus canadensis isolate Bull #8, Minnesota chromosome 10, ASM1932006v1, whole genome shotgun sequence includes the following:
- the LOC122448099 gene encoding LOW QUALITY PROTEIN: coiled-coil domain-containing protein 167-like (The sequence of the model RefSeq protein was modified relative to this genomic sequence to represent the inferred CDS: inserted 1 base in 1 codon; substituted 1 base at 1 genomic stop codon) produces the protein MTKKKRDNLGIALEIHGLEXKLSQXRRDLEAVNSRLCGVELSSEARRSLEKEKSSLMNKASNYEKELKLLRQENHKNVLLSVATFLLLTLV, from the exons ATGACTAAAAAGAAGCGAGACAATCTGGGCATCGCTCTAGAGATTCATGGGCTAG AGAAGTTGTCACAATGACGGAGAGACCTGGAGGCTGTGAACTCCAGGCTCTGTGGGGTGGAGCTGAGCTCAGAGGCCAGGAGgtctctggagaaggagaaaagcaGCCTGATGAACAAAGCCTCCAACTATGAGAAGGAGCTGAAGTTGCTTCGGCAGGAGAACCACAAGAACGTGTTGCTGTCTGTGGCCACCTTCCTCCTCCTGACCCTCGTCTAA